In Streptomyces canus, one DNA window encodes the following:
- a CDS encoding DUF4097 family beta strand repeat-containing protein, giving the protein MVRSVPVRAAAAAGVVALVVAGATACGASAGDDKTPDHKSFALHGRTLTVDSDDSALEIVAADSNKAGTIEVTRWFQGTVALGKDPEVTWSMKDDRLVLRMKCSGVVADCAAKHRIEVPRDIGVKVQDGDGSVRARGFTRPLSISTGDGSVRVTDSSGPLELHTGDGSMRADVTSRRITARTGDGSLHLELGAVPDRVETRSGDGSVTVELPKATYRVDTKTGDGGVDVSVPRSDSSDHVVSAQSGDGKVTVRTAN; this is encoded by the coding sequence ATGGTCCGTTCCGTTCCCGTACGTGCCGCCGCCGCGGCCGGAGTCGTCGCGCTCGTCGTCGCGGGGGCCACCGCCTGCGGCGCCTCCGCCGGGGACGACAAGACCCCCGACCACAAGTCCTTCGCCCTCCACGGCCGCACCCTCACCGTCGACTCCGACGACTCGGCGCTGGAGATCGTCGCCGCCGATTCGAACAAGGCGGGCACGATCGAGGTCACCCGCTGGTTCCAGGGGACCGTCGCCCTCGGCAAGGACCCCGAGGTGACCTGGTCGATGAAGGACGACCGGCTGGTGCTGCGCATGAAGTGCAGCGGTGTCGTGGCCGACTGCGCGGCCAAGCACCGCATCGAGGTGCCGCGGGACATCGGCGTGAAGGTCCAGGACGGCGACGGCAGTGTGCGGGCCCGGGGGTTCACCCGGCCGCTGAGCATCAGCACCGGTGACGGTTCCGTGCGGGTCACCGACTCCAGCGGGCCGCTGGAGCTGCACACCGGCGACGGCTCCATGAGGGCGGACGTCACCTCCCGCCGCATCACCGCCCGTACCGGGGACGGCTCGCTCCATCTCGAACTCGGTGCCGTACCGGACCGGGTGGAGACCCGCAGCGGCGACGGCTCCGTGACCGTCGAGCTGCCGAAGGCCACCTACCGCGTGGACACCAAAACCGGCGACGGAGGGGTCGATGTGTCGGTGCCCCGGTCCGACTCCAGCGACCACGTGGTGTCCGCCCAGAGCGGAGACGGGAAGGTCACGGTGCGAACCGCGAACTAA
- a CDS encoding YihY/virulence factor BrkB family protein, protein MGTAVRVPQTRDMIGDELSGDEAFTALRHYGGLRLLADSFARFRYADGFTNARALAFQVVLGLVPCTVALVGLATSVHTEGVGRIIELTLGRIVPGASADIVKDAFDGTRRTAHGDVWSTLALWLGLGFALLNLASAMGQIERGANRIYGIERDRPFPHKYARGLVLALAAGLPLVLGFLTLVAGEAVGDAVAESAGRDGGGPRWWGVLDLPVGLALAWVASAVIFRWSPRRVQPGYTWLAFGSAVHLLLWVAATWLLALYVEESGAFGAVYGPLTAFIALLLWANLTAVALFLGIAFAAQLEAARAGIESAVHPDPGPGV, encoded by the coding sequence ATGGGTACCGCCGTCCGCGTCCCGCAGACCAGGGACATGATCGGGGACGAGCTCTCCGGAGACGAGGCCTTCACCGCCCTGCGCCACTACGGCGGGCTGCGGCTGCTGGCCGACTCCTTCGCGCGGTTCCGTTACGCCGACGGCTTCACCAACGCCCGGGCCCTCGCCTTCCAGGTGGTGCTCGGGCTGGTTCCGTGCACCGTGGCGCTGGTCGGTCTCGCCACGTCGGTGCACACGGAGGGCGTGGGCCGGATCATCGAGCTCACGCTCGGCCGGATCGTGCCGGGCGCGAGCGCCGACATCGTGAAGGACGCCTTCGACGGGACGCGGCGCACCGCGCACGGCGATGTCTGGAGCACGCTCGCCCTGTGGCTCGGTCTGGGCTTCGCGCTGCTGAACCTCGCCTCGGCCATGGGCCAGATCGAACGCGGCGCGAACCGTATCTACGGCATCGAACGCGACCGGCCCTTCCCGCACAAGTACGCGCGCGGGCTCGTGCTCGCGCTCGCCGCCGGTCTGCCCCTGGTGCTGGGGTTCCTCACGCTGGTGGCCGGCGAGGCCGTCGGCGACGCGGTGGCCGAGTCCGCGGGCCGGGACGGCGGCGGGCCGCGCTGGTGGGGTGTGCTCGACCTCCCCGTGGGGCTCGCGCTGGCCTGGGTGGCCTCCGCCGTGATCTTCCGCTGGTCGCCGCGCCGTGTGCAGCCCGGTTACACCTGGCTGGCCTTCGGCTCGGCCGTACATCTGCTGCTGTGGGTGGCGGCCACCTGGCTGCTCGCCCTGTACGTCGAGGAGAGCGGTGCCTTCGGCGCCGTGTACGGGCCGCTCACCGCCTTCATCGCCCTGCTGCTGTGGGCCAACCTGACCGCCGTCGCGCTCTTCCTCGGCATCGCGTTCGCCGCGCAGCTGGAAGCGGCCCGCGCCGGCATCGAGTCGGCCGTCCATCCGGACCCCGGCCCGGGGGTGTGA
- a CDS encoding DUF6895 family protein, producing the protein MNDTRLIHNVGVGALEWLHAHRDGFRLELDADPEVGFLERFKPVGELALICKVLFREGVAGSRQAALARQLIDHAWRHTLDGGRMLVHGQHTEPLSPIPFEVYLPFKELGYSSPEAERAFQLNQRLDSYAALEMSPVRRLGLSAFQRRFGLAPRVPEADVVGATWLGRAPEPWTVEGHIAYDITHTVFHLTDWGENPDGLPAEVADYLADWLPAWLDDWLDLQRWDLLGELLVVDACLPRPTFDERAWEGFAAAQQPDGAMPAVRTMPQGAPDEVFDVVYHPTLVAAFASVLATSRALTRLAHTPS; encoded by the coding sequence ATGAACGACACGCGCCTCATCCACAACGTCGGGGTCGGTGCTCTCGAGTGGCTGCACGCCCACCGCGACGGATTCCGGCTGGAGTTGGACGCCGACCCGGAGGTCGGCTTCCTGGAACGCTTCAAACCGGTCGGCGAACTGGCGCTCATCTGCAAGGTGCTGTTCCGCGAGGGCGTGGCGGGGTCCCGACAGGCCGCGCTGGCACGGCAGTTGATCGACCACGCCTGGCGCCACACCCTGGACGGCGGCCGGATGCTGGTGCACGGGCAGCACACCGAACCCCTCTCGCCCATCCCCTTCGAGGTGTACCTGCCCTTCAAGGAGCTGGGCTACAGCAGCCCCGAGGCCGAGCGGGCCTTCCAGCTCAACCAGCGGCTGGACAGCTACGCCGCCCTGGAGATGTCACCGGTCCGGCGCCTGGGCCTGTCCGCCTTCCAGCGCCGCTTCGGCCTGGCGCCCCGGGTCCCGGAGGCCGACGTCGTCGGCGCGACGTGGCTGGGGCGTGCACCCGAACCCTGGACCGTGGAAGGGCACATCGCCTACGACATCACCCACACCGTCTTCCATCTCACCGACTGGGGAGAGAACCCCGACGGTCTGCCGGCCGAGGTCGCCGACTACCTCGCGGACTGGCTGCCGGCCTGGCTGGACGACTGGCTCGACCTGCAACGCTGGGACCTGCTCGGTGAACTGCTCGTCGTCGACGCCTGTCTGCCCCGCCCCACGTTCGACGAGCGGGCATGGGAAGGCTTCGCCGCCGCCCAGCAGCCCGACGGCGCGATGCCCGCCGTGCGCACGATGCCGCAGGGCGCACCCGACGAGGTCTTCGACGTCGTCTACCACCCGACGCTGGTCGCCGCCTTCGCCTCCGTCCTGGCCACGTCCCGCGCCCTGACGCGGCTGGCGCACACACCGTCATGA
- a CDS encoding ketopantoate reductase family protein, which yields MAHDSAHQKLTLAVLGPGGTGGLLAALLARAGHRVICLAGDDTANTLRTAGLQIRSGTFGDFTTPVEADTELREPVDACLIAVKHTSLHPAVDRVPPTALGDGLVVPLLNGVEHPATLRTRYRPDRVAPAVIRVESTRIAPGVIEHGSPFAELDLTGDGVPRERLGALASAVAEAGPRTRVLDDESAALWAKMSFLAPFALLTTLHGLPLGEVRTRHREELTALVEETAAVSAACGGPADPAQALARYDAFPPRTKSSMQRDAEAGRPLELDAIGGALLRAADRHGVKVPVATRVVRELADTAR from the coding sequence ATGGCGCACGACTCCGCGCACCAGAAACTGACCCTGGCCGTCCTGGGCCCGGGCGGCACCGGCGGCCTCCTCGCCGCCCTCCTCGCCCGCGCCGGACACCGCGTGATCTGCCTGGCGGGCGACGACACGGCGAACACCCTGCGCACGGCCGGCCTCCAGATCCGCAGCGGCACCTTCGGCGACTTCACCACCCCCGTGGAGGCCGACACCGAGCTGCGCGAACCGGTCGACGCCTGCCTGATCGCCGTCAAGCACACCTCCCTCCACCCCGCGGTCGACCGCGTCCCGCCCACCGCCCTGGGCGACGGCCTGGTCGTCCCCCTCCTGAACGGCGTGGAACACCCGGCGACCCTGCGCACCCGCTACCGCCCGGACCGGGTCGCCCCCGCGGTGATCCGCGTCGAGTCGACACGGATCGCGCCGGGCGTCATCGAGCACGGCAGCCCCTTCGCCGAGCTCGACCTGACCGGCGACGGCGTCCCCCGCGAGCGCCTCGGCGCACTGGCCTCCGCCGTGGCCGAGGCCGGCCCCAGGACCCGGGTCCTGGACGACGAGTCGGCCGCCCTGTGGGCCAAGATGTCCTTCCTCGCTCCCTTCGCCCTCCTCACCACCCTGCACGGCCTCCCCCTCGGCGAGGTACGCACCCGCCACCGCGAGGAGCTGACCGCCCTGGTCGAGGAGACCGCCGCGGTCAGCGCAGCCTGCGGCGGCCCTGCCGACCCCGCCCAAGCGCTCGCCCGCTACGACGCCTTCCCACCCCGGACGAAGTCCTCGATGCAGCGCGACGCGGAGGCGGGCCGCCCCCTCGAACTGGACGCGATCGGCGGGGCGTTGCTGCGCGCGGCGGACCGGCACGGGGTGAAGGTGCCCGTCGCGACCCGGGTGGTACGGGAGTTGGCGGACACCGCCCGCTGA
- a CDS encoding MFS transporter, with the protein MPRGLVALAVGGFGIGLTEFLIAGLLPQVAESFAVSEAAAGRLISGYALSVAVGAIALTAATARLPRKHVLVGLVVLFVLGNLLSAIAPSYPVMLLGRIVAALCHGSFFGIGSLVARSLVAPERKSRAVAVMFAGLTVANVLGVPFGALVGERWGWRAAFWAVTAIGLLALAGIIAFVPRRAGETPPTEPAAPTGLRAQLGAFRSGQVWLTLVATALGYGGMFGAFSYIAYTFTEVGGFSSADVAWLLMVYGVGLVVGNLIGGRAADHDRDRALVLALAGLTVTLALFGLLATSATASVVLVFLMGVFGFAGVPGMITRVTDYAHGAALAASANVSASNIGNALGAWAGGLAITAGLGYTAPLYVGAGIVLTSVLVMTVAAHRARTTGRQARESMVRR; encoded by the coding sequence ATGCCAAGAGGGCTCGTCGCGCTGGCCGTCGGTGGGTTCGGGATCGGGCTGACCGAGTTTCTGATCGCGGGGCTGCTGCCCCAGGTGGCGGAGAGTTTCGCGGTGTCCGAGGCGGCCGCGGGGCGGCTGATCTCCGGATACGCGTTGAGCGTGGCGGTCGGTGCGATCGCCCTGACCGCGGCGACCGCGCGGCTGCCCCGCAAACACGTCCTGGTCGGCCTGGTGGTCCTGTTCGTCCTCGGCAACCTGCTGTCCGCGATCGCGCCGAGCTATCCGGTGATGCTGCTCGGGCGGATCGTCGCGGCGCTGTGTCACGGCTCGTTCTTCGGCATCGGGTCCCTGGTCGCGCGCAGCCTGGTCGCACCCGAGCGCAAGTCCCGCGCGGTGGCCGTCATGTTCGCCGGGCTGACCGTCGCGAACGTGCTCGGCGTGCCGTTCGGCGCGCTGGTGGGGGAGCGCTGGGGCTGGCGGGCCGCGTTCTGGGCGGTCACCGCGATCGGCCTGCTGGCGCTCGCGGGAATCATCGCGTTCGTGCCGAGGAGGGCCGGAGAGACACCGCCGACGGAACCGGCGGCCCCCACCGGCCTGCGCGCCCAGCTCGGCGCGTTCCGGTCCGGGCAGGTCTGGCTGACCCTGGTGGCCACCGCGCTCGGCTACGGCGGGATGTTCGGCGCGTTCAGCTATATCGCCTACACGTTCACCGAGGTCGGCGGCTTCTCCTCGGCGGATGTCGCCTGGCTGCTCATGGTGTACGGCGTCGGCCTGGTCGTCGGGAACCTGATCGGCGGGCGGGCCGCCGACCACGACCGTGACCGCGCGCTGGTCCTCGCCCTGGCCGGACTCACCGTCACCCTGGCCTTGTTCGGGCTGCTCGCCACCAGCGCCACGGCATCGGTGGTGCTGGTGTTCCTGATGGGGGTGTTCGGGTTCGCCGGTGTGCCCGGCATGATCACCCGCGTCACCGACTACGCGCACGGGGCCGCCCTGGCCGCCAGTGCCAACGTGTCCGCGTCCAACATCGGCAACGCGCTGGGCGCCTGGGCCGGAGGCCTCGCGATCACCGCGGGCCTCGGCTACACCGCACCGCTCTATGTCGGCGCCGGCATCGTGCTGACCTCCGTCCTCGTCATGACCGTCGCCGCGCATCGAGCGAGGACGACCGGAAGGCAGGCCCGCGAGTCAATGGTCCGGCGATGA
- a CDS encoding DUF6003 family protein, which produces MTDDAYLFLLDDASARLGVTPAAVGGLACMDTPAVRAWLDAQGTTATSPHLRLLPPEETAAVPEGAERLPVPLSDEELSRLRHHLAPEPLAGVEEELLAYRDCADGRDGLIGRALAAGVPPHRVVELTGVDPATVTAAAAG; this is translated from the coding sequence ATGACCGACGACGCCTATCTGTTTCTGCTCGACGACGCGTCCGCGCGACTCGGCGTGACCCCCGCCGCCGTCGGCGGTCTCGCGTGCATGGACACTCCCGCGGTGCGCGCGTGGCTGGACGCGCAGGGAACCACGGCGACCTCCCCGCACCTGCGTCTGCTGCCACCGGAGGAGACCGCCGCCGTGCCCGAGGGGGCCGAGCGGCTGCCCGTGCCGCTGAGCGACGAGGAACTGAGCCGGCTCCGCCACCACCTGGCGCCGGAGCCGCTCGCCGGGGTCGAGGAGGAGCTGCTCGCCTACCGCGACTGCGCGGACGGCCGGGACGGCCTGATCGGACGCGCGCTGGCCGCCGGCGTGCCGCCGCACCGCGTCGTCGAGCTGACCGGCGTGGACCCCGCGACGGTCACGGCCGCGGCGGCAGGCTGA
- a CDS encoding DUF2277 domain-containing protein — translation MCRSIKTLRPPVLPEEATEEEIRAAALQYVRKVSGFRAPAAHNQEVFDRAVEVIAEATAELLAGLEVRGAARREAG, via the coding sequence ATGTGCCGCAGTATCAAGACGCTTCGTCCGCCTGTGTTGCCCGAGGAGGCGACGGAGGAGGAGATCCGGGCCGCCGCGCTTCAGTATGTGCGCAAGGTGTCGGGTTTCCGGGCCCCCGCCGCCCACAACCAGGAGGTCTTCGACCGGGCCGTGGAGGTGATCGCGGAGGCCACGGCGGAGTTGCTGGCGGGCCTGGAAGTCCGCGGAGCGGCTCGACGCGAGGCGGGGTGA
- a CDS encoding alpha/beta fold hydrolase, with amino-acid sequence MPHRTHRLVPGPAGRIHLVEQGSGPLVLLLHGFPESWYSWRRQLPVLAAAGYRAVAVDVRGYGRSSKPAAVAAYRMTELVEDNAAVVEALGERSAVVVGHDWGATIAAHSALLRPDVFHAVALLSVPYTPPGGPRPSEVFARLGGEEEFYVSYFQEPGRAEREIEPDVRGWLAGFYAALSADTMPTADAHLMPADPHFVAPGGRLRDRFPTDRLPSWLTEDDLDVYAGEFERTGLTGALNRYRAMDRDWKDLAAHAGAAIRQPSLFLGGTLDASTTWLSDAIDAFPATLPGLRGAHLLDGCGHWIQQERPEEVGRHLTDWLGSVGTGR; translated from the coding sequence ATGCCGCACCGCACCCACCGTCTGGTCCCAGGCCCCGCCGGCCGGATCCATCTCGTGGAGCAGGGCAGCGGGCCCCTGGTCCTGCTGCTGCACGGCTTCCCTGAGTCCTGGTACTCGTGGCGCCGCCAGCTGCCGGTGCTGGCCGCGGCCGGATACCGCGCGGTCGCCGTGGACGTGCGCGGATACGGCCGCTCCTCGAAGCCGGCGGCGGTGGCGGCGTACCGGATGACCGAGCTGGTGGAGGACAACGCGGCCGTGGTGGAGGCACTCGGCGAGCGTTCCGCGGTGGTCGTCGGGCACGACTGGGGCGCGACGATCGCCGCGCACTCGGCGCTGCTCAGGCCGGACGTCTTCCACGCGGTCGCCCTGCTGAGCGTGCCGTACACCCCGCCCGGCGGCCCCCGCCCCAGCGAGGTCTTCGCGCGGCTGGGCGGGGAGGAGGAGTTCTACGTCTCCTACTTCCAGGAGCCCGGCCGGGCCGAGCGCGAGATCGAACCGGACGTCCGCGGCTGGCTGGCGGGCTTCTATGCCGCGCTCTCGGCCGACACGATGCCCACGGCCGACGCCCACCTCATGCCCGCCGACCCCCACTTCGTCGCACCCGGCGGCCGGCTTCGCGACCGCTTCCCGACCGACCGCCTCCCGTCCTGGCTCACCGAGGACGATCTCGACGTCTACGCGGGGGAGTTCGAGCGCACGGGCCTGACCGGCGCCTTGAACCGCTACCGCGCGATGGACCGGGACTGGAAGGATCTGGCCGCCCACGCGGGCGCGGCGATCCGTCAGCCCTCCCTCTTCCTGGGCGGCACCCTGGACGCCTCCACCACCTGGCTCTCCGACGCCATCGACGCCTTCCCCGCCACCCTCCCCGGTCTGCGCGGCGCCCATCTCCTGGACGGCTGCGGCCACTGGATCCAGCAGGAACGCCCCGAGGAGGTCGGCCGTCACCTGACCGACTGGCTGGGATCGGTCGGGACCGGGCGGTAG
- a CDS encoding GNAT family N-acetyltransferase, translated as MDTEQVRLVPWAEGDFWLLERTNSPEMTEHLGGPESEEKLVARHRRYVELPAGRMYRVTLADGGESVGSVGFWQREWRDSLIWETGWGILPEFQGRGLAAQAARAVVEEARAAGEHRYLHAFPSVEHTASNGVCRRAGFTLLGQAEFEYPKGHWLTSNDWRFDLTGGDGG; from the coding sequence ATGGATACGGAGCAGGTGCGGCTGGTGCCCTGGGCGGAGGGCGACTTCTGGCTGCTGGAGCGGACCAACAGCCCCGAGATGACCGAGCACTTGGGCGGTCCCGAGAGCGAGGAGAAGCTCGTCGCACGGCATCGGCGTTATGTCGAGCTGCCGGCGGGCCGGATGTACCGCGTCACGCTCGCGGACGGCGGAGAGTCCGTGGGCTCGGTGGGGTTCTGGCAGCGCGAGTGGCGGGACTCCCTGATATGGGAGACCGGGTGGGGGATCCTGCCGGAGTTCCAGGGACGGGGACTGGCCGCGCAGGCGGCCCGCGCCGTCGTGGAGGAGGCACGGGCCGCCGGAGAGCACCGGTATCTGCACGCGTTCCCGAGCGTGGAGCACACCGCGTCGAACGGCGTCTGTCGCCGTGCGGGTTTCACGCTGCTCGGACAGGCCGAGTTCGAGTACCCGAAGGGGCACTGGCTCACGTCGAACGACTGGCGGTTCGACCTGACGGGCGGCGACGGCGGCTGA
- a CDS encoding DUF6895 family protein encodes MTGHEVPATREVRALGAAALAWVSAHREGFALGDDALAEHGNVNTTWKPFGELAQVCVCVRRHTDPADPLHVLASDLLSFAWQQTERGALFVELQRLEPFATYPLEIYAAFASAGLRHAGYESATATVARTRGWHLTEQEPNRRLSVLNSERRSGLPEHEDMPRALGRTWLAGLPEPWTFELAAGYTLTHVIFHLTDWGLTPQAVPPPVAAYLRHWLAPWLDTCLEDEQWDLSCELLAVASSLPGPPDRALFQEAWARLSVAQHDSGAVPEVGGRGGRTTAPDFIDCYHSTLMTAFAAVLTVNRLREAAGDAEAFAADGGQGVPG; translated from the coding sequence GTGACGGGCCACGAGGTCCCGGCGACGCGCGAGGTCCGGGCTCTGGGCGCGGCCGCGTTGGCCTGGGTGTCCGCCCACCGCGAGGGATTCGCGCTCGGCGACGACGCGCTCGCCGAGCACGGCAACGTGAACACCACCTGGAAGCCCTTCGGCGAGCTGGCCCAGGTGTGCGTCTGTGTACGACGGCACACCGATCCGGCCGACCCGCTCCACGTGCTGGCGTCGGACCTGCTGTCGTTCGCGTGGCAACAGACCGAACGCGGCGCCCTCTTCGTGGAGTTGCAGCGGCTCGAACCCTTCGCGACCTATCCGCTGGAGATCTACGCGGCGTTCGCGTCGGCGGGCCTGCGCCACGCCGGCTACGAGAGCGCCACCGCGACGGTGGCCCGGACCCGCGGCTGGCACCTGACGGAGCAGGAACCGAACCGACGCCTGAGCGTGCTCAACTCCGAGCGCCGCAGCGGCCTCCCGGAACACGAGGACATGCCGCGGGCACTGGGCCGCACCTGGCTCGCCGGTCTGCCGGAGCCGTGGACGTTCGAGCTGGCCGCCGGCTACACGCTCACCCATGTGATCTTCCATCTCACCGACTGGGGCCTGACCCCGCAGGCCGTACCCCCACCGGTCGCGGCCTACCTCCGGCACTGGCTCGCGCCCTGGCTCGACACCTGTCTGGAGGACGAGCAGTGGGACCTGAGCTGCGAACTGCTGGCCGTGGCGAGCAGTCTGCCCGGCCCGCCGGACCGCGCTCTGTTCCAGGAGGCCTGGGCGAGACTGTCGGTCGCGCAGCACGACTCGGGCGCCGTCCCGGAGGTGGGCGGCCGGGGCGGCCGTACGACCGCACCCGACTTCATCGACTGTTACCACTCGACACTGATGACGGCCTTCGCCGCCGTGCTGACCGTCAACCGGCTGCGCGAGGCGGCCGGGGACGCGGAGGCCTTCGCGGCGGACGGCGGACAGGGAGTGCCGGGATGA
- a CDS encoding MFS transporter: MSDSGRPAPSSLWRDRDFRRLWVGQTSSQLGEHTSLLVLPLFAVLALDASAGQLGVLRAVGQAPILLLSLFVGAWVDGWRTRTVMVLTDVGRTLALAAAALGGLLGLLGLPALLVVAFTVGALSVFFDVAYQASLVRLVRHDQLVRGNSALEGSRSAAQIGGPALGGTLVSLLSAPIATAAGALFFALSFLSIRRIRRRESIPERSERPPRIGRRIHEGLRFVVGDTSLRTVCLASAAFQFCFAAMMTVYLLFLPRELHLSGTAVGLALAATGPGALLGSVLASRLPGRFGYGVVLLSAAALGDGAFLCVPALHGSAAVTLPVLLAVGFVFGTGGQLVNVMVMAVRQTATPDGMQGRVAATITFVGMGMTPLGSLLGGFLAQEWGLRTSLLVTAAGMLLSPVVMALSPLARLGRSLPACAGEGRDRTPPFA, from the coding sequence ATGTCCGATTCCGGTCGCCCCGCCCCGTCGAGCCTGTGGCGGGACCGTGACTTCCGTCGACTCTGGGTGGGCCAGACGTCCTCCCAACTCGGTGAACACACAAGCCTGTTGGTGTTGCCGCTCTTCGCCGTCCTGGCCCTCGACGCCAGTGCCGGCCAGCTGGGTGTCCTGCGTGCGGTGGGACAGGCGCCGATCCTGTTGCTCTCGCTCTTCGTCGGCGCGTGGGTGGACGGATGGCGGACCCGCACGGTGATGGTGCTGACGGACGTCGGCCGGACCCTGGCACTGGCCGCCGCCGCCCTGGGTGGCCTCCTCGGTCTGCTCGGCCTGCCCGCGCTGCTCGTGGTGGCCTTCACCGTGGGGGCCCTGTCGGTGTTCTTCGACGTGGCCTACCAGGCGTCTCTCGTGCGGCTGGTGAGGCACGATCAGCTGGTGCGGGGCAACAGCGCGCTCGAGGGCAGCCGGTCCGCGGCGCAGATCGGCGGGCCCGCCCTCGGCGGCACGTTGGTGTCCCTGCTGTCGGCGCCGATCGCCACCGCCGCCGGTGCGCTGTTCTTCGCGCTGTCGTTCCTGTCGATCCGGCGGATCCGTCGCCGCGAATCGATCCCGGAGCGCTCGGAACGGCCCCCTCGCATAGGGCGGCGGATCCACGAGGGCCTCCGTTTCGTCGTCGGCGACACCTCGCTGCGGACCGTGTGCCTGGCCTCGGCAGCCTTCCAGTTCTGCTTCGCGGCCATGATGACCGTCTATCTGCTCTTCCTGCCGCGGGAGCTGCACCTGTCGGGCACCGCCGTCGGGCTGGCGCTCGCGGCGACGGGGCCGGGCGCGCTCCTGGGCTCGGTGCTGGCCTCCCGGCTGCCGGGCCGGTTCGGTTACGGCGTGGTGCTCCTGTCCGCGGCGGCACTCGGCGACGGCGCGTTCCTGTGCGTGCCGGCGCTGCACGGCTCCGCCGCGGTGACGCTTCCCGTGCTCCTCGCGGTCGGCTTCGTGTTCGGGACGGGCGGCCAGTTGGTGAACGTCATGGTCATGGCCGTCCGGCAGACGGCCACCCCGGACGGGATGCAGGGCCGCGTGGCCGCCACGATCACGTTCGTCGGCATGGGGATGACCCCGCTCGGCTCCCTGCTCGGCGGATTCCTCGCGCAGGAGTGGGGGCTGCGCACCAGCCTCCTGGTGACGGCCGCGGGCATGCTGCTGTCCCCGGTGGTGATGGCCCTGTCCCCGCTCGCCCGCCTGGGACGGTCGCTTCCCGCGTGTGCAGGAGAGGGGAGGGACCGGACGCCCCCGTTCGCATGA
- a CDS encoding YciI family protein, producing the protein MEFFCYHRDRPGSLPLREELTQAHWSYMDRFAAELIARGPTFAADGETPTGSVHIVDLPDPAAARAFAFDEPNYQAGAYRDVLLRRWRNLLGRTMWDFPGGRTGGDRYLVLGLGTGEAADLAVPPGRDDLIAYGPLLSDDATAWLGTAALVRAPDPDRARAVLTADRYAAVEVHEWEFGGRR; encoded by the coding sequence ATGGAGTTCTTCTGTTACCACCGTGACCGGCCCGGCTCCCTGCCGCTGCGCGAGGAGTTGACGCAAGCGCACTGGTCCTACATGGACCGGTTCGCGGCCGAACTGATCGCCCGTGGGCCGACGTTCGCCGCCGACGGTGAGACACCGACGGGCAGCGTACACATCGTCGACCTGCCCGATCCGGCGGCCGCCCGCGCGTTCGCGTTCGACGAACCCAACTATCAGGCGGGCGCGTACCGGGACGTACTGCTGCGCCGTTGGCGCAACCTGCTGGGCCGCACCATGTGGGACTTTCCCGGCGGCCGGACCGGTGGCGACCGGTATCTGGTGCTCGGTCTCGGCACGGGAGAGGCCGCCGACCTGGCCGTACCGCCCGGCAGGGACGACCTGATCGCCTACGGCCCTCTCCTGTCCGACGACGCCACCGCCTGGCTGGGCACGGCGGCCCTGGTCCGTGCCCCGGACCCGGACCGGGCACGGGCCGTGCTGACCGCGGACCGGTACGCGGCCGTGGAGGTCCATGAGTGGGAGTTCGGCGGACGACGCTGA